The genome window TCTGACTGCTATAGGAAGCCCAATGCAGAGTGGccaggagttacatgtgtcctctttggctgattaaagACTAGGGCTAGGGAATAGGCCtactgcagcattctgaatgaaCTGGAATGGTCTCACTGCAGAAGCAGGCAGGctaggtaggcctatgtattgCAATAGTCCAGTATGAAAATAACCATAGCCTGTACAAAAGGTTGTATGccatcttgtgtcagataaggtctgatctgcAACCTTCTGTAAAGGATAAACCATCATGATTTTGCTATTGAAGCTAGTTCTAGGCTACATGCTCATCAATTATTAATTCGTAATTAATTAGGCCTACTGATGTCCTGTGTTTCATGTCAGAAAAGTTCGCTGAAAGATGGCTGGCCAATGACAGCAAAGTAATTGCCGTATGTCTTGTATGCATTACAATGGTATGTTTGATGAAATGCCTGAAAATTACGAGGCCGTGTGCCGGGCCGATCTGAAAGCTTATGCTGCCACCTAGTGTATTAAAAGTTTACGTGAAATCCGATCAGTCTCTTTTTCAATAATTGTTTAATTGGTCAAAAACAGAATATACGTTTCGATTTTTGTACAGTAAATCGAATTTGTTGATTAAATGAATCAGAAAGTAATAGGAAAACTTACAAAACAcgtaatttatttaaaaaaacagtttttggaAAAATCATTATATTCAGTGACGTCACTCTCACCAGCCGATTCATTACCCAACATGGCGGCCTCCCTTGTCAGATTTGTCCGTGGAGGGATCCACAAGACTTTAAATCGTGAGTAACCTTCAAGCTTGCCTTGTTCATGAAgaacacaaacatattaagGATCTTTAAAGTGGCAGGACAACCCCATTTTTACCGAACGACTTATTTTATCGTTGAAAGCCGCACAAAACAGTTGACCTTCTCAGCATATCAAACTAGCACGCTAGCAGTCGCTAGCCAATGCCATCGTTTGCTGTGCAATTAAACCGTTTCCACTGACCTAGTGTGTTCACAGTGTTTACTATTTCTAACGTTGTCAACAGAACATCACAATATATGAGTTTCTTCACCTATTGTAACGTAAATAATTGACTGGCTAGCCAACCAATTGTGTGTATAGTTGAATGTAATCAATGCGAGCTAGCAGTTATTATTGGCTATCATGTGCTGAATTTAACGTTACGCGTGTTTGTATGTAGTCTAGTTGCGGTTGTTGGTGGCATGGTAAATAACAGAATGAATGCAGAAATCCCTCAGAAATACTTATTTTAACGTAACCTTTGTTGTAGTGAGTCGGAACGCCGCTCTTATCCAAACGCGGTCGGAAACTACAACTACTGAAACCAAGCGTAAGTAACAAACGTTGCCTTCATCCAATGTTTAGTCCTAAAACTCTTAAGTTTGCCCCAGCCTAGTGTGCTTTGTTAGTTGTTAAGAATTCATGTTGTGTTTTTCAACGTCCATCAGAATAATTAACGTTAACTTACTCTCAAACAGCAACTGTCAGACCTAAGGATGCCGTCGCCCACAACCAGTTGTCTGCTTTTGGAGAGTACGTGGCGGAGATACTACCAAAATACGTTCAGCAAGTCCAAGTGAGTTCTATACTCTAAGTATGACCTTTGccattttccttttctttcaccGAAAAATAAATTGATATATCCATGCAGAGCAAGTTCGTTGTGGGTCTCCTCTTGAAGTCTGGTGAAGATATTGTGCAGTATTTATCATACTTATGAGCACACTTGTGATTTCAGGTGAGTTGCTATGATGAGTTGGAGATCATGATTCATCCTGATGGAATAATTCCTGTTCTGACATTTCTGCGTGACCACACCAATGCACAATTTCGGAACATGAGTGACCTCACGGCTGTGGACATCCCCACACGACCTAACCGCTTTGAGGTGCTGAGTCttaccatttctgttgttttttgtttgcctTTGCTTAAAGACACCTACTGTGATTGGCATTACTGTTGTTTCATGCCATTAACTTTTCCCAGTGTTAGACTGGATCAGTTTTatattgattatcattattatatgtTGACTGAGCCTCTGTTACATTGATATTCCTTTGCTCTGAGATTATACTTGCCTTGTTGGCTGTGTAACACCTGAAGCTTTAAAAGATATAAGTAACTTTCTTAAGTGTAATTACCGATTATACTCACTAGTTAAATTCATGCCTTCTTCTTTGTCCTTCAATAGATTGTCTACAACATGTTGTCTCTTCGCTTCAACTCGCGCATCCGTGTGAAGACGTATACAGATGAGCTCACCCCTGTCGATTCCAGTGTGTCTGTTCACAAGGCAGCAAACTGGTACGAGAGGGAGGTCAGTACACATGTTCCGATTTAGACTCCGATGTACACTGAAATACCTGTTTATTTTAAGAAAATATCAGTTGCTTTATACAGACCGCATGCAACAATTTGTCAGTTTTTTAAAGCATGTTTTTAAGAAGCAGCTAATAGCATCTTCTGTAATTTTCTAATTAAATTTCATGGTGTATATAGAATATGTGAAAAACAGACAAATACACCTGTTGTTTATATGttgcataaacaaataaaacaaatgtctCAGCTAAGTCCTTAACCCGTTAGCCCGCGAATGACCTGGTACTGGGCCTGGTTACCCTCCTCCCCCTCGTACTATACATCAATTCTATACACCATATTTACGAAGCACCATAGTCATACTATACATCGTTTGAAAGTTAAGACTCTCAGGAATCAAAATGTAAAACTTTCTatgaaaaaatgtgttttgtacaTTACTTTATTTAAGTAGAAATATTTAGGGTCTGGctatgagtaatgaaaatggcctaACTTCTTGCAAATTCAAATTGTTCTCTCGTGAGAACtttggatttccagggtaaggATAACGTTCACAGAGCACTGGAAGGCTATTGTCCCTGTTTTAATGCACCaatcattaaaggagaattccggtgtgatattgacctaaagtgtgttgaaacatgataccgagtgtgaacgtatgtctcatagctcaccttggcttgtcccctgcactcagaaatctggtgctagttagccagatagataaatagatagatactttattgatccccaggggaaattcaagtgccaatgctaccaacagtttttcgttgcggtgcctcgggcatcggcctagccatgcaaataaatcactgttttacaccatttacgaggctcaaagtagctccatacttcattggtagacttccgagggccttgacatttaaaacgagacatggagaactttgaaaaagcactggtagtttatttacaagacgatttatacagacagtaccttaaggaattttaccgtacaacgccatcttgaatttagtcacgataagtcgagcgatgaGTACGAACGAACATGTTTGCACGAACGAACAGGTAACAGGAAAGCAAGCCTCTTGGGGCAAGAAGACTGAAGCAATGACGTTGCGCCGTGGATTATAAGGGAGGAAGAAGTACCTCCTCTGTGTCTCACACGTCAGTCGTCCAGCCAATGGTGGCTGGCATAATGAAATATGGCTTTTGGGGAA of Alosa alosa isolate M-15738 ecotype Scorff River chromosome 14, AALO_Geno_1.1, whole genome shotgun sequence contains these proteins:
- the ndufs3 gene encoding NADH dehydrogenase [ubiquinone] iron-sulfur protein 3, mitochondrial, whose amino-acid sequence is MAASLVRFVRGGIHKTLNLSRNAALIQTRSETTTTETKPTVRPKDAVAHNQLSAFGEYVAEILPKYVQQVQVSCYDELEIMIHPDGIIPVLTFLRDHTNAQFRNMSDLTAVDIPTRPNRFEIVYNMLSLRFNSRIRVKTYTDELTPVDSSVSVHKAANWYEREVWDMYGVFFANHPDLRRILTDYGFEGHPFRKDFPLSGYVEVRYDDEVKRVVAEPVELAQEFRKFDLNSPWETFPAYREPKDAPKLEAGDKPPAK